CCAGGAAGTCTGTGATGAGTGAATGGAGGCGGCGGATGTAAAACTCTTCCTGGCAAAAACTCTCACATCCCAGGATGCCCTGCTTCATAAATAGGAAGACATCTCCCAGGAGAGCCTGGTCAGCAAGTGCCTCGTCTGCCTCCGTGAACTCGACCAGTGCTGCGCatcacacaaatacattatacTTTTAAATGGCTACTATCTTTAAGAACTCATTCAAAAGGTTTTCTTCAAAcaagctaatatatatatatatatatatatatatatatatatatatatatatatattttatgcacatccaagaaaaagaaagaaccaaAAAAACCTTACCACATCCCTGTGGTAGCTGAGAAAGGACCCTCAGAGACAGAGCCCAGGCCAGACGACACACAGCCTGCAGACCTGAAAGCTTCCACGGCTGGCCCTCCATCAGACGGCTGTGTACTGCATCCACATATTGCTTGTTGGTCAGCAACGGCAGTGTCTGGATCAGATCTAGAGGAACACAGAGACAATCCTTCACCGGCTGTAGAAGAAAATTACTGAAACTAACAGAAATCTTATGCAACTTAGATCAAAGTTAAATCATACACATAATATGTATTAAACATGTTCTCACCGTCTCTATCTTCTGTTCCCTGTTCTATGAAGCTGACGTCCAAGCAGTAGAGCAGTGCCATGACCAGAGCCAGGTTCACACTGTCCAATGAGCCGTCAGCTTGAGCCGTCACCGTCTCCAGGTGGCTGATAAGAGCCAAGGTGTCATCTTCAGACAAAGGTGATTGGCAGGTCCATGAGAACAAGCTGTCTGCCAGGGCCTGTCGGCATTCTTTAATGAGGTCAGAGACCTTGGGACAAGAGAGGGAGTTAAATGGTGTCCATATTTCCTTCCCTTTATTCTTCTGCTACATGTTTCTTCTTCAGTGACGACAAAACGCTACTGGCTTCACTGGCTTCAAGTAAGATTTAacgtattatatattatttaaaaaaactggcTTCGAGTAAGATTTAacgtattatatattattttaaaaaaaagaaaaagatttgcTCCCACCTCTTTCCTGTGCTTCTCATTGCCCAAGCCACGCTCCTTCTGCAGTCGCTCAAACTCACGCGTCTCATTTATCTCCGACACTAAGGTTAGGATGCGTTTGGTGAGACCCTGGGTCATTAGTTCATCTGTAAAGCGCGTTGTCAAAGCCACCAGCTCTCCActgaataagaaaacaaaacacagtacAGGTCAATATCAAGCAACTTGGGTATTGAGGGGGAAACACAGGGCAATAATGTAATGCTCCATCATGTAGAGCATTACATGCCCATGTCATAGCTTGTATGTGCTACTTGTAGATAGCATTATTACCTCAGGTCCAGGGTGAAAGTCTTGCCGTGGCGTGACTGGATGAGTGTGCGCAGGGAGTTGGCCACACAGAGCTTTCCATCCCAGTAAAGCAGCACAGCTACTAGACCTCGTGTCAGACCTGGAAAATGGGGCTGCTGTTGCTCACCTGgaaacaaatgaatacattgtGTGAAACTGCAACGTCTTCGACTTAAAGTCATGCAATGCTTCGTCTCCAAATCATGGATTTGATCAAGACCAACCAAAAACAAAATAGCCATTAGAAACTAATGTGAGTGCTGTGTGTCTAACACAAATATTTTTCTTATGTCCACTTTACCTGCCAACAGAAGCTCCAAAGCTGCTAACTCTCCGATATCAAACAAATCGCTGAGGATGAAGGCCTCTGAGAGCAGCTGCTCTGGAAGGAGCCGTGACCCCTGCTGACCTTGGATGGCGATGCCCTCTGTGCTGGCTTTACgcaccttctctctctgctccgcACTCTTCGGCTGATAATTAAGAGAAAAACTCATTCAATTAACATTAGAGCCTAAAGACACACTGTAGATCAAAATGAGCACCAATGAAGTTGCAGGATGAACAGGCAGAATACTATTGGAACACAGCATCTCACCGGGTTTGTATAGAGTGAGAGAAAGTGTGGTTTGTGTTTCTTCAGCTGCAAGTCGAGGAGGTGGACGCTCTCTGGCTGTCTCCTCAACACCGCCCCGTCCACAGTTTCCCACAACTCCTTCAGCGGACCCCACAGACTGGCTCCTGGGTGGGTAAATGGGTTTCCAAAGATCTTGTatcagcacacatgcacagagctGATTCTCAAAGTTATATTGTGGTAGTTTATTATAACCCCACTTAGCTTTGGGTGGCTTTCTGCATTTTCAGCATCTCATTAATGACACATTGCCAATTCAGCACTCATAATTGGACTCAAATTTAGCAAGTCAAATTCCATtctggcaacaaaaaaaatacaatctgtAATATGATATAAATGACTGACGGGACTAAGCCTGtgactacttcatgatgttgacattttaaacctCTTAGAGACTGCAACAATGAGTAGTATAAATAATACAGATGCTGATAAACACCATAGACTTATAAGACTGATAAAAGTTTGACATGTGATTTACAGAACTAGTTAAATGGCGTTACGTTACATATATATTAGTTTTCAATCGAAGAGTTTTACCTGTTACGTTTGCTATTGTACATTAAGCCTCATTATTTATACtttgagaaaatatatttagtattAGGGTTCCTACTAAGGCAACCGGGTTTGTATTGACCAACGTCACCAGTGAACAACTGACACTGCCCTCATTGCCCACTGACAAGTGTGTTGTAAACCAGAGTCTGAACGTTAGCTTAACTGTGTCTGTGAGTTGGGCGTCACGCAGCTGTAGAAACCACGCAGTGAGCCAAGTGAACCAAGGCAGAGATGTCTTTGCTGGTTTCACGTCAGATAGTTTCAGTTTGGCTTCCAGTGAACGTGAAGTAAACTCGCCTGCTGACCCATTTGCCAGGACAGGGAGTCGTATTACCAGAGGACCTTTATTATACTGCGAAAACACGTTAACCGTGTAACGTGAAATCCGTTTACCCACCGAATCGTTATTAAACCAACATTAGCAAAACTAACGTTTACTCGTAAGCTATGCTAATTTAGCTTAGCAGTCAGCAATTGACCACCATGAGGTCAAAACATGATGACAAAACTGTCGCTAAAAAGCGAATATGCACATATTCAACTGTGAAGAAACAACCATAAGCCACTGCTGGGAATGGACACAATTAAGATACTTAATGAAAGAAATATAGTTCATACCCGAATTTACCGCCATCTGCGCCGCCATGATACACTCGGATATTTGGACGGGAGCAGGTTCTCGGATTGTGCCGGTGTgaaatttaaaatgattaattatacaaaaacgttttttataatattttctcAGTTAAAACTCgcctgtttttatttaaatgtgaatattagaTAATTATGTCggtaaaatattttaaacattggCGAAAGTCTGCATGATCCCTTCAGGCGAGGTCCTCGGACCGTAGGAACCGTCTATCTGGACGGGAATTGTAGTTTATTAACTAATGCAGATTGACTCAAGcagtaatttaattgaaattgaaatggtTTTAATGaattcagtttcagtttcaaaTATTATTTTCCCATGACATTTTGATAAAGCTGTACTTGTTTTACATCGTGACGCATAAATGAAGCATTACACGTACTAACATTGGTTCCGCCCTGTGTTGGACCGGACGGTTTTGACGTTACACAACCTGTCTATGCTCCGTCTGACAGTTCTGGTTCCGTGACCGCTGAGACAGAAATGTGTCATTCATGAATATAAAACGTCGTAAATGTAGCACTGCATTTAAATCGAGGGCTTTGGGATATTTTAATCAAAACTATGGCTCGCGTTGTGAAAGTGTTTCGGACTCTGCGGAATAACTGGAAGAAGTCCACATTTGCTGTGTGCGTCCTGTCTTACGGGGGCTACTGGCTGTATGGGAAACACTCGTGAGTATTTCAGGTTTTGATATTTCCACAGATGAAAATACGTAGACAGGGCTGTGGTACTGATTGTTCGTGTGTCTCACATTGTGTGTCTATGTATATCATCAGTGACAATGTTCTGCGGAGAGAGGCTTGTCTCGCCGCCAGGGTAAGACGTCCCCTTATTCTTGCACTTCATGTTGTCACCATTTAAAGCACAACCCTCTCCGAAGGCCTATAgtcctcaccatcaccatcatcatttcTGTTAGGAATTCGGGCGTCAACAGATCGCACCACAGGAGCGTCTGAGGAAAGCAACAGTGATCTTGAATCCTGCCGCTTGCAGCGGGTAAGAAGACTCCTCAACACCTCTCACTGACAGGTTTGTCTGGACTTCAGGCAACAGTCTCTCTCAGAATATTTCCAATTTCCTCTCTCAATCTTCCCCAGGAAAGCCAACAAACTGTTTGAAAAGAATGCTGCTCCGCTTTTACACCTGGCTGGTGTGGAGATTACAATAGTAAAGGTATTTCGCTTGGAACTCATCGGTGCCATCAGTGGCTCTAGTAGGCATCCCATCACGTGACACCGTGATCACATGTCACCTGTTTTCCTCTGCAGACGGATTATGAAGGCCAGGCAAAGAAATTGATGGAGCTCATGGAACAGACGGACATGCTCATCGTGGCCGGGGGGGATGGCACCTTGCAGGAAGTCATCACAGGCTTACTGCGAAGAGCAGATCAAGTAGGTGTCACACAGTTACTGTGATTGACTGACCAGTGatatgatagatagatagatgtatactttattcatcccctgGGGGAAATttggttgtagcagcagcaagcaaggttacagagtaaacataaaatattaatattaagtatgaaaaaatgtGCAGTATATACATTCCAAAAAAATAGCAGAGTAGgacattcaattaaataataaagaaaattaaaagaatgcaaaatgtatataaatgtagtatataaagtgaaagcggtgcaaggtttattgatgtggccagaggtgatttattataacgTCTAATAGCAgttcaggaatgttctcctatatcaggaatgtgttctcctgtatctggaatgttctcctgtatctgtccttgtgacagcagagctgaatcagtctgttggagaacgtgctccgctgtccctgcagtaggtggtggagagggtggtccgggttctccaatatggacaatactttcttcaatgtcctcctctccaccacctgttctgGATAGTccagtttgcagccaatgatggagccgggcTTCTTCACCAGTCTCTGGTTAAGATGACTTAATTcaaacttttcttttattgatgTCACTGATGGACATTTTATGATCACAGGACACAGTCTGTAACATCCCGATTGGATTAATTCCACTGGGCTCTCACAATTCCCTGAGTCCAAGTCTTCACCTCCTCAGCGACAACAAGGTCAAGTAAGTATCTCCTCAACATCGTCAGTAAATTTCCGGATTATATCATTGTGTAATCTTCTCATCTGTGATAACCTGTGTACTGGATGTGTCTCACCCAGTAAATATATACGTAGATGCGGGGCGCAGTATGCGTTTCCACATATGTAACCTAAACCCACTTTTCCATCCTTTCCAGAGACATTACATCAGCAACACTGTCCATTCTAAAGGGAGAAACCGTACCTCTGGATGTGCTGCAAATCAAAGTGAGAAACTGCCTTTGTTTACTCTGCAAAGCCTCAAAGCTATTGACATCATATTTGTCTTAAATGCAGATGTTTTCAGGTCAaatgaacacatatttaaagaaatatatgatGTCAAAAatgattattaaataaaataattgtttagtttttctctaTGTAGTgagatattgtgtgtgtgtgtgtgtgtgtgtgtgtgtgcgtgtttctaGGGGGAGAAAGAGCAGCCAGTCTTCGCTCTGACGGGACTACGTTGGGGTGCTTTTAGAGATGTGGCTGCGACAATCAGCAAGTAAGAATACACAACTGGTCACTCTGATTATATTATATGACATAATTCCCCATACAAAAGAATAATTAATTCTATTTCCTTATAGATATTGGTACCTTGGACCACTGAAGACCAATGCAGCACATTGGTTTAGTACTCTACGGGTAAGGCGATATATTTTCTTAACATACTCGGGTAAGAACAGCATATTGAACCAGCCTTTTATAAAATATCCATGTCAGCTACTGTCAATGTCACAGAGGTTCCTCTCCGTTATGAACTAAAATCTTTTCAGCATGTTTTTCCTTCGTGCAACTCTCCAGTTATGACTTTGCAAAGTATACTTACTTTCAAAGGAAGCATCTGTGGCAAAATATTCTGTATACTTTTGAATAAGACACTAAATAACAGTAAATATACTGCAGTatgttcttattttaaatggtttgaATATTGAATTCTAGCCTCAATATCTAACGTCATTAACTATTGCTGTTATTTCATGTCTTCCCCTGACTTCACCCGTGACTGTTATAATTCTGTGCCTGCAGATGTATTTTAATCGTACGCTGTTTTCTTTCAGGAGTGGCCCCTGGTCCGTGAGATCTCAGTGTCCTACCTGGCTCCCAGCCTGCGGCCCGCTGACCTGCACCCTCAGAAGCCCCCCAGACCCAACCTGCTGTCCCGCATCATCCGCAGGCTCCAAAACCGCTGGAGCCCTCCCATCGAAGGTACTGTGCGTCATTGTGTTGACCCTCTGCTCACAGCATGACAACGCAACGCCAAATCCCAACAGTCAAAGACTGcaagatgtatttatttgttggggtgttttgtgtgtctttgctcaGAGCCTCCAAAAGTGGAAGAGCCAGAGCAGTGGAAGGAGGAGCATCTGTCGACGTTAGAGCTGTTTATTCAAACGCAAAACAAAAACCCAATGGAGAGGGTCAGTacaaaattatttaattttcgtAACCTCATACTCGTTCTTCCCAGAGAGATCCCACTAATgttccttgttttcctcttggATTATTCCAAAAACTCTAACTTGTTTCTATCTATTTGAACTTGCAGCGCATAAATGACTCTCTGATGATCTGTGCAGAACCGGACAACTTCACCGTGGGCGAATACATTACCGTCGGGTTCGTAGATCCACTTTTTAAGTCTGCTGCAAACGGAGTTcaagtaaaataatgtaaatgtacattCTTCATTATAGAAGTAAAAAAGAAGAGGACCCCTCTGCATTCACCAAAGACTCCACAAAACTGGAAGCCAGTGCGTGTCAGCTGCAGCTGCCCGAGGTCAGAAACCCTGTTGAAGTGACTAGATTCTATTTCACTATTTAAGGATTGGGCTGATATTATGTAGTTTACTTTCTAAAGCTTTGCCTGTTAGTTTCTTGACGTGACATTTAACTTGATGTCCCTGACCTCGCAGGGTGCGTCTGGCTTCTACAACATCGACAACGAGGAGTACGAGGCCATGCCTGTAGAGGTAAGGCTGTTGCCACGGAAACTCCGTTTCTTCATCAGCGCAGAGCGCAGAGAGCAGCTCCTCTCTCTGGCGCAGGGATGAAGAAACATTGAACCAGAAAGAAGTTAAGAACAGCGAGGCGAAAACTGAACT
Above is a genomic segment from Cyclopterus lumpus isolate fCycLum1 chromosome 6, fCycLum1.pri, whole genome shotgun sequence containing:
- the agk gene encoding acylglycerol kinase, mitochondrial; amino-acid sequence: MARVVKVFRTLRNNWKKSTFAVCVLSYGGYWLYGKHSDNVLRREACLAAREFGRQQIAPQERLRKATVILNPAACSGKANKLFEKNAAPLLHLAGVEITIVKTDYEGQAKKLMELMEQTDMLIVAGGDGTLQEVITGLLRRADQDTVCNIPIGLIPLGSHNSLSPSLHLLSDNKVKDITSATLSILKGETVPLDVLQIKGEKEQPVFALTGLRWGAFRDVAATISKYWYLGPLKTNAAHWFSTLREWPLVREISVSYLAPSLRPADLHPQKPPRPNLLSRIIRRLQNRWSPPIEEPPKVEEPEQWKEEHLSTLELFIQTQNKNPMERRINDSLMICAEPDNFTVGEYITVGSKKEEDPSAFTKDSTKLEASACQLQLPEGASGFYNIDNEEYEAMPVEVRLLPRKLRFFISAERREQLLSLAQG